The Vicia villosa cultivar HV-30 ecotype Madison, WI linkage group LG1, Vvil1.0, whole genome shotgun sequence genome includes a region encoding these proteins:
- the LOC131659266 gene encoding uncharacterized protein LOC131659266, protein MAPPMKTGRRNLSYTFPNLNLDSLECLAKKITPDESTKFREKYGYILSLLKMPFTKYEQEGVHTLLQFYNPSLRCFTFSEYLLVPTLEEYSLFLGVPVKKEEVPYYGTMEAPTSLEISKVLYLSKSVVEANLSKKGGCLGFRMEFLVQKACDAVENVANFVDMNAIHIFILQNPVHTFLGDVYHSVHHKNSQKGGFVRCCAPLLYRWFRSHLPECGAFVDNRHTSKWAERIMGLRAKDIVWYNRALYDMEVIMSCGKFNNVPLMGLRGGINYNPILARRTFGYAFVSPPEQTEIAETIFYDSATDNGKMAEAVQAWKSICWRDKKHFGQRDCATYEDYTKWVESVADAQGMPFPPKDPLYPPAGEQPNIVSMPRYDQTVDQNRRLTEQMETMHVKMNTARQEKLSALHKLKLREIELEELYARGSTS, encoded by the exons ATGGCTCCACCAATGAAGACTGGTAGACGCAACCTCTCCTATACATTCCCGAATCTGAATCTGGATTCTCTTGAGTGTTTAGCAAAGAAGATTACGCCAGATGAGTCAACCAAGTTCCGAGAAAAATATGGGTATATTCTGAGTcttctcaagatgccgttcaccaaGTACGAGCAAGAGGGAGTTCATACCTTGCTTCAGTTCTATAATCCTTCCCTCCGCTGCTTCACGTTCTCCGAATACCTCTTGGTTCCTACATTAGAGGAGTATTCTCTTTTCCTCGGTGTGCcggtcaaaaaagaagaagttccATACTATGGCACCATGGAGGCCCCTACTTCCCTTGAAATTTCTAAAgttctttatttgagcaagtcagtCGTGGAAGCAAATCTATCCAAAAAGGGAGGATGTCTTGGTTTTCGTATGGAGTTTCTGGTTCAAAAAGCTTGTGATGCTGTTGAG AATGTGGCTAACTTTGTTGACATGAAcgcaattcatatattcattctGCAAAACCCGGTTCATACGTttttgggggatgtttatcactcCGTTCATCACAAGAATAGTCAGAAAGGGGGTTTCGTTAGATGCTGTGCTCCGTTGTTGTATCGTTGGTTCAGATCACATTTACCTGAGTGTGGCGCTTTCGTTGATAATAGGCACACATCTAAATGGGCTGAGAGGATTATGGGGCTGAGGGCCAAAGATATTGTCTGGTATAATAGAGCTTTATATGACATGGAAGTTATTATGAGTTGCGGAAAGTTCAATAATGTACCTCTCATGGGTCTTAGAGGTGGAATCAATTACAATCctatcttggccagaagaacATTTGGGTACGCTTTTGTAAGTCCTCCTGAACAAACAGAGATTGCTGAGACTATTTTCTATGATTCGGCCACGGACAATGGGAAAATGGCCGAAGCGGTGCAAGCTTGgaagagtatttgttggagagataAGAAACATTTTGGCCAGAGAGATTGTGCTACTTACGAGGATTATACTAAGTGGGTCGAATCTGTGGCTGATGCTCAAGGGATGCCTTTCCCTCCTAAAGACCCTTTGTACCCCCCTGCTGGTGAACAACCCAACATCGTCTCCATGCCTCGTTATGACCAAACTGTGGATCAGAATCGAAGATTGACTGAACAGATGGAAACGATGCATGTTAAGATGAATACTGCTCGGCAAGAGAAGCTTTCCGCACTCCATAAGTTGAAATTAAGAGAAATAGAGCTCGAAGAATTATATGCTAGAGGGAGCACTTCTTAG